A genome region from Thermoanaerobacterium xylanolyticum LX-11 includes the following:
- a CDS encoding ABC transporter substrate-binding protein, which yields MRKTSKVIALLLVLLMSFSVMLTGCGNSTKSDQSKTSENSSTQNKTETTSQPVTLDIFQFKVEIKDALQNAINTYMKENPNVKINLETVGGGQDYGAALKAKFNSGSEPAIYNVGGPQDVATWKPKLADLSDTKAAKAALPGTLTGVTQDGKIYGLPFDLEGYGLIYNKQIFSKAGIDPSSIKTFDALVNAVKTLDSKKKELGIDAVFAFPAKETWVTGLHLSNAFLSPEFDGDVMKAFNAKTVEFKYGDAMKQMIDLQNKYSVQPTASLDYSTQVEKLFGTGKVAMIQQGNWVYPTLESLDKNFAQNDIGMLPYPVPGYKEDSYPEGVPMYWAVNSDKPADVQKAAKDFLDWLYTSDEGKQIVTQQFKFVPAYTGYNSNSISDPLGMQLFVAASQGKTYGWVFMGYPNNWGQNVLGADIQLYVNGSLTWDKVISHAKQAWADARK from the coding sequence ATGAGGAAAACCTCAAAAGTGATTGCACTGCTTTTGGTACTTTTAATGTCATTTTCAGTGATGTTAACAGGGTGCGGAAATAGTACTAAATCTGATCAGAGCAAAACTTCAGAAAATAGCTCAACTCAAAATAAAACTGAGACTACGAGTCAACCTGTGACGTTAGATATATTCCAATTCAAAGTTGAAATAAAAGATGCTCTTCAGAATGCTATAAATACTTACATGAAAGAAAATCCTAATGTTAAAATCAATCTAGAAACTGTAGGTGGCGGACAAGATTACGGTGCTGCATTAAAAGCCAAATTCAATTCAGGTTCGGAGCCTGCAATATACAATGTAGGTGGACCACAAGATGTTGCTACATGGAAGCCAAAATTAGCTGATTTGTCAGATACAAAAGCTGCAAAAGCTGCTCTTCCTGGTACTCTTACTGGTGTGACACAAGACGGCAAAATTTATGGTTTACCATTTGATTTAGAGGGATATGGATTAATATACAACAAACAGATATTCAGTAAGGCAGGTATTGATCCATCCAGCATTAAGACCTTTGATGCGTTGGTGAATGCTGTAAAGACGTTAGATTCAAAGAAGAAAGAATTAGGTATTGATGCTGTATTCGCTTTTCCAGCAAAAGAAACTTGGGTTACTGGTCTCCATTTATCAAATGCATTTTTGTCACCAGAATTTGATGGAGATGTTATGAAAGCATTTAATGCTAAGACAGTAGAATTCAAGTATGGCGATGCAATGAAGCAGATGATTGATCTTCAGAATAAATATTCAGTGCAACCTACAGCAAGTCTTGACTACAGCACGCAAGTTGAAAAGCTTTTTGGAACTGGAAAAGTTGCTATGATTCAGCAAGGCAACTGGGTATATCCTACATTAGAGTCATTAGATAAGAATTTTGCACAAAATGATATAGGTATGTTGCCATACCCTGTTCCAGGATATAAAGAAGATTCATATCCTGAAGGTGTTCCAATGTATTGGGCAGTTAACAGTGATAAACCAGCAGATGTTCAAAAAGCTGCTAAAGATTTCTTAGATTGGTTGTACACATCAGATGAAGGAAAACAGATAGTTACTCAACAGTTTAAGTTTGTGCCGGCATATACTGGGTACAATTCTAATAGCATATCAGATCCACTTGGAATGCAACTGTTTGTGGCAGCAAGCCAAGGAAAGACATATGGATGGGTATTTATGGGATATCCAAACAATTGGGGTCAAAATGTTCTCGGTGCTGATATTCAGCTTTATGTCAACGGTTCATTAACTTGGGATAAAGTAATTTCACATGCTAAACAAGCCTGGGCAGACGCAAGAAAATAA
- a CDS encoding carbohydrate ABC transporter permease, whose translation MKKVHVQKYLLTFLGIVLSLIWISPFYIILVNSFKTKLELFTNTLSLPKSLMLDNYKTAAANLNLSEAFSNTLIITVVSILIIAIFSSMTAYALQRVKRKSSVIIYMIFTVAMLIPFQSVMIPLVAEFGKFHFLTRSGLVFMYLGFGSSLGVFLYYGALKGIPTSLDEAALIDGCSRFRIYWNIILPLLNPTTITLAVLDIMWIWNDYLLPSLVINKVGSRTLPLMIFYFFSQYTKQWNLGMAGLTIAILPVVIFYFLAQRKLVTAIIAGAVKQ comes from the coding sequence ATGAAAAAAGTTCATGTTCAAAAATATTTATTGACATTTTTAGGAATTGTACTTTCATTGATATGGATATCTCCTTTTTATATAATACTGGTTAATTCTTTCAAGACAAAATTAGAGCTATTTACAAACACATTGTCACTTCCAAAAAGTCTGATGTTGGATAATTATAAAACGGCAGCCGCAAATTTAAATTTAAGTGAAGCATTTTCCAATACATTAATAATAACTGTTGTTAGCATTTTGATTATTGCAATATTTTCCTCTATGACGGCTTATGCACTTCAAAGGGTAAAGAGAAAAAGCAGTGTGATTATTTATATGATTTTTACGGTAGCTATGCTTATTCCATTTCAATCGGTGATGATTCCTTTAGTGGCGGAATTTGGTAAGTTCCATTTTCTTACAAGGTCAGGACTTGTATTCATGTACTTGGGATTTGGGTCTAGTTTAGGTGTGTTTTTATACTATGGCGCGTTAAAAGGGATACCTACATCTTTAGATGAAGCTGCTTTAATAGATGGTTGTAGTAGATTTAGGATCTACTGGAATATCATACTACCCTTATTAAATCCTACTACGATCACCCTTGCAGTTTTGGATATTATGTGGATATGGAATGACTACTTATTGCCATCTTTAGTCATAAACAAAGTCGGTTCCAGGACGCTTCCACTAATGATTTTTTACTTCTTTAGCCAGTACACAAAGCAGTGGAATCTCGGTATGGCAGGACTGACAATAGCAATTTTACCTGTTGTAATTTTCTACTTCTTGGCACAGAGAAAGTTAGTCACAGCTATAATAGCTGGTGCTGTTAAACAGTAA
- a CDS encoding maltose ABC transporter substrate-binding protein, whose translation MKKYTKIFAILTAVVLLLSVALTGCGSSKTNESKSSDNSSNNTAQTQQKKEPVELTVWSHLTDPEIAKVQEIANKWAQETGNKVKVLADQSDFQAFSTAAQSGKGPDIMFGLPHDNLGTFQKAGLLAEVPDGVINKSDYVPMSIDAVSYDGKMYAIPLSMETYGLFYNTSKIQTPPATLDDLIKLGQQVGFQYDINNFYYSFAFMAAYGGYVFKNNGGALDPNDIGLNNDGAKKGLSLIRDFVKTYKFMTADIKGDIAKGNFQNGKIGLYISGPWDVDGFKKANVPFKVAPLPTVDGKPMPSFAGVQAAFVSANSKHQQEAWDLLKYLAQNTALPLFETGNRIPVLNSVLNNDEVKNNDILNAFAEQAKNAIPMPNIPAMTAVWTPAGNALQLVTSGKATPDKAADDMVNQIKQGIATQQ comes from the coding sequence ATGAAAAAGTACACAAAAATTTTTGCAATACTTACTGCCGTGGTATTGCTATTATCAGTTGCTTTAACCGGCTGTGGAAGCAGCAAGACAAATGAATCAAAGTCTTCAGATAATAGTTCTAATAACACTGCTCAGACACAGCAAAAAAAGGAGCCAGTTGAATTAACGGTATGGTCACATTTGACAGATCCTGAAATAGCTAAGGTACAAGAAATCGCTAACAAATGGGCTCAAGAGACAGGCAATAAAGTAAAAGTATTGGCTGATCAGAGTGATTTCCAGGCATTTTCTACGGCAGCTCAGAGCGGTAAAGGGCCAGATATTATGTTTGGATTGCCCCATGATAATCTTGGAACATTCCAAAAGGCTGGACTTTTAGCGGAAGTACCTGACGGAGTCATTAATAAATCTGATTATGTCCCGATGAGCATAGATGCAGTTTCATATGATGGAAAAATGTACGCAATACCATTATCAATGGAGACATACGGACTTTTCTACAATACAAGCAAAATTCAAACTCCTCCAGCTACACTTGACGACTTGATTAAGCTTGGACAGCAAGTTGGATTCCAGTATGATATAAATAATTTCTACTACAGCTTTGCATTTATGGCTGCTTATGGTGGTTATGTATTTAAAAATAATGGAGGAGCTCTCGATCCAAACGATATAGGATTAAATAATGATGGTGCGAAAAAAGGTTTGTCTTTGATAAGGGATTTTGTAAAAACTTATAAGTTTATGACTGCCGATATTAAAGGCGATATAGCTAAAGGCAATTTCCAAAATGGAAAGATAGGACTTTATATAAGTGGTCCGTGGGATGTTGATGGGTTTAAGAAAGCAAATGTTCCTTTTAAAGTAGCTCCATTGCCAACAGTCGATGGAAAGCCGATGCCTTCATTTGCTGGTGTACAGGCAGCTTTTGTAAGCGCTAATTCTAAACATCAACAAGAAGCATGGGATTTATTAAAATATCTTGCTCAAAATACGGCATTGCCTCTTTTTGAAACAGGTAATAGAATTCCAGTTCTCAATTCTGTGTTAAACAATGATGAAGTTAAAAACAATGATATTTTAAATGCATTTGCTGAACAAGCTAAGAATGCTATTCCTATGCCAAACATTCCTGCTATGACAGCAGTTTGGACACCGGCTGGTAATGCACTGCAGCTTGTAACATCAGGTAAAGCAACTCCTGATAAGGCAGCAGATGATATGGTCAATCAGATAAAGCAGGGTATTGCTACTCAGCAATAA
- a CDS encoding carbohydrate ABC transporter permease, whose protein sequence is MGKKAKFFKNGIWYWLFIAPTLLSLIIVVLIPFIIGIYYSFTDWNGINQPVFIGLKNFMALKDDAEFWNSIFFTAKFAVACIVIINVVGLSFAMLVTRKIFARNFMRTAFYLPNLIGGLILGFIWNFIFVDVFQTISDATHIGWLGGWLSTTNTGFWGLVIVTSWQMIGYVMVIYIAYIESIPTDLIEASKIDGANSWQQFRNVVFPLIAPAFTVSLFITLSNSFKLFDQNLSLTAGAPGNTTQMITLNIYQTAFSAQEMAVGQAKAVIMFLIIAVISIVQVYLTQKREVEM, encoded by the coding sequence ATGGGAAAAAAAGCTAAATTTTTTAAAAACGGTATTTGGTATTGGCTTTTTATAGCTCCAACACTATTGTCGCTTATTATTGTCGTATTAATACCATTTATTATAGGAATATATTATTCATTTACAGATTGGAATGGAATAAATCAACCAGTATTTATTGGATTGAAAAATTTTATGGCACTTAAAGATGATGCTGAGTTTTGGAATTCAATATTTTTTACAGCTAAATTTGCTGTAGCATGCATCGTAATTATAAATGTGGTGGGACTAAGTTTTGCAATGCTTGTTACAAGAAAAATATTTGCCAGAAATTTTATGCGCACAGCATTTTATTTGCCTAATTTAATAGGTGGACTTATATTGGGATTTATATGGAATTTCATTTTTGTAGATGTATTTCAAACAATTTCAGATGCTACACATATTGGATGGCTTGGAGGCTGGTTATCAACAACTAATACTGGCTTTTGGGGTCTTGTGATTGTCACATCATGGCAAATGATAGGCTATGTTATGGTGATTTATATAGCATATATTGAAAGCATTCCTACTGATTTAATAGAAGCTTCAAAGATTGATGGTGCAAATTCATGGCAACAATTTAGGAATGTCGTATTTCCACTTATAGCGCCAGCTTTTACAGTGAGTTTATTTATTACGCTTTCAAATTCATTTAAACTGTTTGATCAAAACTTATCATTAACTGCTGGAGCACCAGGCAATACTACACAAATGATAACACTTAATATATATCAAACAGCTTTTTCAGCTCAAGAGATGGCTGTAGGACAGGCAAAAGCAGTAATAATGTTCTTAATAATTGCTGTTATTTCTATCGTCCAAGTTTACTTGACACAGAAAAGAGAGGTTGAGATGTGA
- a CDS encoding methyl-accepting chemotaxis protein: MSKKLLIPQTTHKQKLNLIKPNLQKLVINNKSIFTKLMIFIALIIILPLTFTGYMSANKSTQILNARIDISNKDTLGLINNYVNLFKNDVETQITILSDSSQLLNYGKTDFATDNQSLQDLFTNILNTKNSKISIIYFATTDKKMIQSPDLPLDSNYDPTAQKWYKDAVENPNSIIWTGPYSNNGTNGAVFTVSKAVKSSLTSAASDVIGVLAFDINLDSLSNMISSIAIGKTGNVYILSKDGIILASKDKNNLFTYITKKNYGKKMISLNDTTFQYSDNGIIKFATIKNLSNFGWKAVVDMNSSEFNDSVSQIKYNIILFSLICLLIGLLIAYFFSKGITSNIKKIMQIMNEASKGNITQKINIKAKDEIGLLANGFNEMIDGIKNLIIEVFNAANNVNFYSEKLTSSSQKAEIITNEVAIAMKEIAEGAQEQAKDAENSASLTDELSKHVDIAIKNSENINNETNNVIYATNQGIENIKDLSEKSKLTDLMQNKVKESTSYLKKKSIEIGNIIETITSIADQTNLLSLNAAIEAARAGKSGKGFAVVADEVRKLASQSSKAANTIEQIIREIQTNIDTTYKIVEDATSSIEEQNKALDKTIHTFYDIQSAVNCIVSELKKLNNSMEKISQSKTNMITSIENIASVTEETAASTEEISSSAETQKEAIDEILKYARDLNAIANTLMAAVNKFKIST, from the coding sequence ATGAGCAAAAAATTGTTAATACCTCAAACCACTCATAAGCAAAAATTAAATTTAATTAAGCCAAATTTGCAAAAACTTGTAATAAACAACAAAAGCATTTTTACTAAGTTAATGATTTTTATTGCTTTAATTATAATTTTGCCACTTACATTTACAGGTTATATGTCTGCAAACAAATCTACTCAAATTCTAAATGCTCGCATCGACATTTCTAACAAGGATACTCTTGGGCTTATAAATAATTATGTAAATCTTTTTAAAAATGATGTAGAAACTCAGATTACCATTTTATCTGATAGCAGTCAATTATTAAATTACGGCAAAACAGATTTTGCAACAGATAATCAAAGTCTTCAAGACTTATTCACAAATATTTTAAATACAAAGAACAGTAAAATATCAATAATTTATTTTGCAACAACTGACAAAAAAATGATTCAATCACCAGATTTGCCTCTTGATTCGAATTATGATCCAACGGCACAAAAATGGTACAAAGACGCAGTAGAAAATCCCAACTCAATAATATGGACAGGGCCCTACAGTAATAATGGTACAAACGGTGCAGTTTTTACTGTATCAAAAGCTGTTAAAAGTTCATTAACATCTGCTGCCTCTGATGTAATAGGTGTTTTAGCCTTTGACATTAACCTTGATTCCCTTTCTAATATGATTTCATCAATTGCGATAGGTAAAACTGGGAATGTATATATTTTATCAAAAGATGGTATTATATTAGCAAGTAAAGATAAAAATAACCTTTTTACTTATATAACCAAAAAAAATTATGGCAAAAAGATGATTTCTTTAAATGATACTACCTTTCAATACTCTGATAACGGAATAATAAAATTTGCAACGATAAAAAATCTCAGTAACTTCGGTTGGAAAGCAGTTGTTGATATGAATTCTTCAGAATTCAATGATAGTGTGTCACAAATAAAGTATAATATAATTTTGTTTAGCTTAATATGCCTCCTGATAGGGCTTCTAATAGCATATTTTTTCTCAAAAGGCATTACATCTAATATAAAGAAGATCATGCAAATCATGAATGAAGCTTCAAAAGGAAACATAACTCAAAAAATAAATATAAAAGCAAAAGATGAAATTGGATTGCTTGCAAATGGTTTTAATGAAATGATTGATGGCATTAAAAATCTCATAATAGAAGTATTTAATGCCGCAAACAATGTTAATTTTTACTCCGAAAAGTTGACTTCTTCATCGCAAAAAGCTGAAATAATAACAAATGAAGTCGCTATTGCAATGAAAGAAATCGCAGAAGGCGCTCAAGAACAAGCTAAAGATGCTGAAAATAGTGCATCACTTACGGATGAATTAAGTAAACATGTAGATATTGCAATTAAGAATTCAGAAAACATAAACAATGAAACAAACAATGTAATTTACGCTACTAATCAAGGAATCGAAAATATAAAAGATTTAAGTGAGAAATCTAAATTAACTGATTTAATGCAGAATAAAGTAAAAGAATCGACCTCATATCTTAAGAAAAAATCAATAGAGATTGGCAATATCATAGAAACAATAACTTCAATTGCAGATCAAACTAATCTTCTATCGCTAAATGCTGCTATAGAGGCAGCAAGAGCAGGTAAAAGTGGCAAAGGATTTGCTGTTGTTGCTGATGAAGTCAGAAAACTGGCAAGTCAGTCATCGAAAGCAGCTAATACTATAGAACAGATAATAAGAGAGATACAAACTAACATAGATACAACATATAAAATTGTTGAAGATGCTACCTCATCAATAGAAGAACAAAATAAAGCATTGGACAAAACAATACATACTTTCTATGATATTCAGTCAGCTGTAAATTGTATTGTCAGTGAACTAAAAAAATTAAATAATTCGATGGAAAAGATATCGCAAAGTAAAACTAATATGATAACATCTATTGAAAATATAGCATCTGTAACTGAAGAAACGGCAGCATCTACTGAAGAGATCTCCTCATCTGCTGAAACTCAAAAAGAAGCGATAGATGAGATATTAAAATATGCAAGAGATTTAAATGCTATTGCTAATACATTAATGGCTGCTGTTAACAAGTTTAAGATAAGTACATAG
- a CDS encoding carbohydrate ABC transporter permease encodes MKTGTKIRDKLTPYAFLSPAILSMTVLSFLPIAYTIYIAFTNFSLNHFKQYQFVGFKNFIDIINGPLRTVFLPVLLWTVVFAAIATLANYVIGLFLAVLLNNKNMWETNIYRAILIIPWALPSTIAILAWQGLYNQDYGGINTLLSYLHISKIPWLTDPFWARVGIIIASAWMGYPFMMNASLGGLQAIPPELYEVADLDGATWFQKLRLITLPMLMSSALPLIISSFAFNFNNFGSVFLITGGGPPRTDTAFAGTTDLLVSAAYKMTMQFNRYDLASALSIIIFLIIGTLSYVNMRMTHAFEEVD; translated from the coding sequence ATGAAGACAGGAACAAAAATTCGGGACAAATTGACACCTTATGCGTTTTTGTCACCTGCAATATTATCAATGACAGTATTAAGTTTCTTACCTATTGCATATACTATATATATTGCGTTTACTAACTTCAGCTTAAATCATTTTAAACAATATCAATTTGTAGGATTTAAAAACTTTATAGATATTATCAATGGACCGTTAAGAACGGTTTTTTTACCAGTGCTTTTATGGACGGTGGTTTTTGCAGCGATAGCAACATTGGCTAATTATGTCATAGGTTTATTTTTAGCGGTTTTACTCAACAACAAAAATATGTGGGAAACGAATATTTATAGAGCTATACTTATAATTCCCTGGGCATTGCCATCAACAATTGCAATATTAGCTTGGCAGGGTCTGTATAATCAAGATTATGGTGGGATAAATACTTTGTTAAGTTACTTGCATATTTCAAAAATTCCTTGGCTTACTGATCCGTTCTGGGCAAGAGTGGGAATAATAATTGCCAGTGCGTGGATGGGATATCCCTTTATGATGAATGCATCTTTAGGTGGATTACAAGCCATACCACCAGAATTATATGAAGTAGCAGATTTGGATGGTGCTACTTGGTTTCAAAAGTTAAGACTTATAACACTTCCTATGCTTATGTCATCGGCGCTGCCACTTATTATCTCATCATTTGCTTTTAATTTTAATAATTTCGGTTCCGTGTTTTTGATAACTGGTGGAGGTCCTCCAAGAACAGATACGGCTTTTGCTGGTACTACAGATTTACTTGTAAGTGCGGCTTATAAAATGACAATGCAATTTAATAGATACGATTTGGCATCAGCATTGTCAATAATTATATTTTTGATAATTGGGACATTAAGCTATGTAAATATGAGGATGACGCATGCATTTGAGGAGGTGGACTAG
- a CDS encoding sugar ABC transporter permease, whose protein sequence is MDSANANMNKKKLKEDRKMRPNEKVTLWVSRVIIWIFIVIILFPVAWVVGASLGTGDAFFSGTIFPKQVSFQNYIDLFQKTQLLTWIKNSMILCFGVAIIQSILTSTSSYAFSRMKFVGRKNGLMTLLILQMFPTFMSLPAIYGILAKLDLLDNLYVFILVLAGGSAFNIWLLKGYIDGLPKELDEAALVDGASYWQIFIRIILPLTAPMLVVIFLFSFIGTYSEFILSSAVLKSPESYTVALGLQRFITNQFSAHWTLFAAASVVASLPLVIIFMALQRYLQQGLAAGAVKG, encoded by the coding sequence ATGGATTCAGCTAATGCAAATATGAATAAAAAGAAATTAAAAGAAGATCGAAAAATGCGTCCAAATGAGAAAGTTACTTTGTGGGTTAGCAGAGTTATAATCTGGATTTTTATTGTAATAATTCTTTTCCCTGTAGCATGGGTTGTAGGTGCTTCGTTAGGGACAGGTGATGCTTTTTTCTCTGGTACGATTTTTCCAAAGCAAGTAAGCTTTCAAAATTATATAGACTTGTTTCAGAAAACACAACTATTAACATGGATAAAAAACAGCATGATTTTGTGCTTTGGTGTGGCGATCATACAATCTATTTTAACATCTACTTCCTCATATGCATTTAGCAGAATGAAATTCGTTGGAAGAAAAAATGGATTAATGACCCTTTTGATTTTACAGATGTTTCCGACATTTATGTCTTTGCCAGCGATATACGGAATTTTGGCAAAATTAGATTTGCTCGATAACTTGTATGTATTTATATTGGTACTTGCAGGTGGCAGTGCTTTTAATATATGGCTTCTAAAAGGTTATATAGATGGATTGCCAAAAGAACTTGATGAAGCGGCATTGGTTGATGGTGCATCATATTGGCAAATATTTATTAGAATAATATTGCCACTTACTGCACCTATGCTTGTTGTAATATTTTTGTTTAGCTTTATAGGGACATATAGCGAATTTATATTATCGAGTGCTGTACTGAAATCGCCTGAGAGTTATACTGTAGCACTTGGACTGCAAAGATTTATTACAAATCAATTTTCAGCCCATTGGACATTATTTGCGGCAGCGTCTGTTGTAGCATCATTGCCTCTTGTAATTATATTTATGGCTTTGCAGAGGTATTTGCAGCAGGGACTTGCAGCTGGTGCTGTAAAAGGATAA
- a CDS encoding alpha-amylase family glycosyl hydrolase — MKKTFKLLLVLVLSLTLVFGLTAPIQAASDTAVSNVVNYSTDVIYQIVTDRFVDGNTSNNPTGDLYDPTHTSLKKYFGGDWQGIINKINDGYLTGMGVTAIWISQPVENIYAVLPDSTFGGSTSYHGYWARDFKKTNPYFGSFTDFQNLINTAHAHNIKVIIDFAPNHTSPASETDPTYAENGRLYDNGTLLGGYTNDTNGYFHHYGGTDFSSYEDGIYRNLFDLADLNQQNSTIDSYLKSAIKVWLDMGIDGIRLDAVKHMPFGWQKNFMDSILSYRPVFTFGEWFLGTNEVDANNTYFANESGMSLLDFRFSQKVRQVFRDNTDTMYGLDSMIQSTASDYNFINDMVTFIDNHDMDRFYNGGSTRPVEQALAFTLTSRGVPAIYYGTEQYMTGNGDPYNRAMMTSFNTSTTAYNVIKKLAPLRKSNPAIAYGTTQQRWINNDVYIYERKFGNNVALVAINRNLSTSYNITGLYTALPAGTYTDVLGGLLNGNSISVASNGSVTPFTLGAGEVAVWQYVSSSSSPLIGHIGPTMTKAGQTITIDGRGFGTTTGQVLFGSTAGTIVSWNDTEVKVKVPSVTPGKYNVSLKTSSGTTSNTYNNINILTGNQVCVRFVVNNASTVYGENVYLTGNVAELGNWNTSKAIGPMFNQVVYQYPTWYYDVSVPAGTTIQFKFIKKNGNTITWEGGSNHTYAVPSSGTGTVIVNWQQ, encoded by the coding sequence ATGAAAAAAACGTTTAAATTGTTATTGGTGCTGGTGCTTTCGCTTACACTTGTTTTTGGATTAACAGCACCAATACAAGCAGCTTCTGATACTGCAGTAAGTAATGTTGTCAATTACTCGACAGATGTAATCTATCAGATTGTCACTGATAGATTTGTTGATGGAAATACCAGTAACAATCCAACTGGTGACTTGTATGATCCAACACATACAAGTTTAAAAAAGTACTTTGGCGGAGACTGGCAGGGTATTATCAACAAGATAAATGATGGATATCTAACAGGCATGGGTGTAACAGCAATTTGGATATCTCAACCTGTAGAAAATATTTATGCAGTCTTACCTGATTCAACTTTTGGTGGGAGTACATCGTACCATGGTTATTGGGCTCGTGATTTTAAGAAAACAAATCCATACTTTGGAAGCTTTACTGATTTTCAAAATTTGATCAATACAGCTCATGCCCATAACATAAAAGTAATTATTGATTTTGCACCCAATCATACTTCACCTGCATCTGAAACAGATCCTACTTATGCTGAGAATGGAAGGCTATACGACAATGGAACATTGCTTGGTGGGTATACAAACGATACAAACGGGTATTTTCATCATTATGGAGGAACAGATTTTTCATCTTATGAAGATGGTATTTATCGCAACTTATTTGATTTAGCAGATTTAAATCAACAGAATAGTACAATCGATTCATATTTAAAATCAGCAATTAAGGTGTGGCTTGATATGGGAATAGATGGTATACGTTTAGATGCTGTAAAACATATGCCATTTGGATGGCAGAAAAATTTTATGGATAGCATATTGAGCTATAGGCCCGTATTTACATTTGGAGAGTGGTTCCTTGGAACGAATGAAGTTGATGCGAATAACACATACTTTGCAAATGAAAGCGGTATGAGTCTTTTGGACTTTAGGTTTTCTCAAAAAGTAAGGCAGGTATTTAGGGATAATACAGATACTATGTATGGACTTGATTCAATGATTCAATCAACTGCATCTGATTATAATTTTATAAATGATATGGTTACTTTTATTGATAATCATGATATGGATAGATTCTATAATGGCGGTTCTACTCGTCCAGTTGAACAAGCATTAGCATTTACATTGACTTCACGAGGAGTACCTGCTATATATTATGGAACAGAACAGTACATGACAGGCAACGGAGACCCTTATAATAGAGCTATGATGACGTCATTTAATACGTCAACTACAGCATATAATGTAATTAAAAAACTTGCTCCTTTGCGTAAATCCAATCCTGCAATTGCTTATGGTACTACTCAGCAACGTTGGATAAACAATGATGTTTATATATACGAAAGAAAATTTGGAAATAATGTTGCTCTTGTTGCTATAAATAGAAACCTCTCAACAAGTTATAATATTACAGGGTTGTATACAGCGCTTCCTGCTGGTACTTATACTGATGTTCTTGGCGGACTTTTGAATGGTAATAGTATTTCTGTCGCAAGTAATGGTTCTGTAACACCATTTACACTTGGTGCCGGTGAAGTTGCAGTATGGCAGTATGTAAGTTCAAGTAGTTCTCCGTTGATAGGACATATTGGACCAACAATGACAAAAGCAGGACAAACTATAACAATAGATGGAAGAGGTTTTGGTACGACAACCGGACAAGTTTTGTTTGGTTCAACGGCTGGTACTATTGTCTCTTGGAATGATACAGAGGTAAAAGTAAAAGTTCCTTCAGTGACGCCTGGTAAATATAATGTATCATTAAAAACTTCAAGTGGTACTACAAGCAATACTTATAATAATATTAACATTCTTACAGGCAATCAGGTATGTGTTAGATTTGTTGTAAATAATGCAAGTACAGTATATGGAGAGAATGTTTATCTTACTGGTAATGTGGCTGAGCTAGGAAACTGGAATACGTCAAAAGCAATCGGACCAATGTTTAATCAGGTAGTATATCAGTATCCTACATGGTATTATGATGTAAGTGTTCCAGCGGGCACAACAATACAATTTAAGTTTATAAAGAAAAATGGCAATACGATAACATGGGAAGGTGGTAGTAATCATACTTATGCAGTTCCATCATCTGGTACTGGCACTGTAATTGTAAATTGGCAACAGTAA